The following nucleotide sequence is from Salinispirillum sp. LH 10-3-1.
GTCTTTACCATAGATCATCATAAGAAGCGGAAAGGAAATCAGAAAAAACAGAATTCCGTCCAATATACTGGCCCATAAACGAGCGCCAAAGGAAGCATATTGCGTAGGGGTATCCACAGATTGACTTGTCATACTAAAACTCCTTTAAATTTGCCGTACCAGACCTTCGGTATCGGATCGTAAAATGACACCCGCAAGACAGTTGCAGGCGAACGCGAAGATAATGCACGATGTAAGCGCCGTCAAATTCTGTTTAGGGAGTATGGTCACCGATGACTTTGTTTTGCTATACACCGCAGGGCTTGAGCGCAAAAATGAAAAGCCCAAACCAAATATTTGCCGTAAGAATTAGCAACTTTATAGCGGCGCGAGCAAACGCCGGAATGTCCCGAAACCAGTACAAATAACCAATAACCACCCACTGCACAACAAGCCACAAGACCGAGACGTAGAGAGTGCCTTTGTGGCAAGCCGTCTCGGGCAGTGTGAAATAAGCGTACCACCAAGCCAACACAGCACCCGTAGACAAAACAGCGAGCGCTAAACAAGACAGCAAATTACGCCATGGCGGATAATCGGTACTTAAAAGCTTTTCTCTGTATTCCCTGAAGTTGTCAGCCATGCACTTTCTCCGCGCGAACTGTCGGTAAGCCCGCCTTAACAGCAGTTGCCAATGGCGACGAACTGCTGCGTTGTGTTAAATCCCACCCAAGGCAAGCTGAACCGCCTGCTCGGCGTGTATTTCTGTCGTATCATAAAGTTTGATGTCTGTATCTGAACTTTGGATCAAAAGACCTATCTCCGTGCACCCTAAGATTACCCCTTGCGCGCCGCGTTCAGCCAATGATGCAACAACATCCAAATACACGGCTTTTGAATCAGGCGTAACCACACCCCGGCACAACTCATTGTATATCACCGAATGGATACACTCTCTTTGCGGCTCATCGGGCACCACAACCTGAATACCATGATCCTGCAGACGACCAAGATAAAACGCCTGCTCCATCGTGAACTTCGTCCCCAGCAACCCAACACAGGTTATACCATCCTCTTTGAGCACATTGGCGGTGGCATCTGCAATGTGAAGCAAGGGAATGCTGACTGCGCGCTCAATGTCGGGGGCGACCTTGTGCATGGTGTTCGTACAAAGCACCAAAAAATCGGCACCGGCAGACTCAACCGACCGACCCACAGACGCCAATATTTCCGCCGTTGCTGCCCAATCACCTTTATGCTGTAACGCCTCAATTTCCGCAAAATCAACACTGTAGAGAACGATCTTTGCCGAATGGAGCCCACCAAGTTCGTCTCTTACTTTCTGGTTGATGAGTCGATAATACGTCTGCGTAGACTCCCAACTCATTCCGCCTATCAGGCCTATCGTTTTCAATGGCAACCTCCGCGCTGTCGTTGTTGTGCAGGCACTTCTTACTGGCTTACTCGACTCACCCACGAAGCTCGCCCTTCGGGGCTAGATAAAACTGTGCAAATTAATTACG
It contains:
- a CDS encoding aspartate/glutamate racemase family protein yields the protein MKTIGLIGGMSWESTQTYYRLINQKVRDELGGLHSAKIVLYSVDFAEIEALQHKGDWAATAEILASVGRSVESAGADFLVLCTNTMHKVAPDIERAVSIPLLHIADATANVLKEDGITCVGLLGTKFTMEQAFYLGRLQDHGIQVVVPDEPQRECIHSVIYNELCRGVVTPDSKAVYLDVVASLAERGAQGVILGCTEIGLLIQSSDTDIKLYDTTEIHAEQAVQLALGGI